From a region of the Trichoderma atroviride chromosome 6, complete sequence genome:
- a CDS encoding uncharacterized protein (EggNog:ENOG41), giving the protein MDEDYIESGEPIYELASDCEKLFSKHVSKLKDEADFNGSKVVGEYQQQFSAWAAFLGVFAVPEMCLDRRLQRHVEIQDLVLRLLDIMKRNLTYLFKSEDTSDGENIKVPALDGGTLPQPQLHISIESLGGIKGAIERLHHLGSTIQLSSEVSQATRLGKFAAKFDSTSFEQVAHLAIISFYPDASPSLMEHLARAMTEMYQKFHYNQSRHMRLQPRSQLQLSTINEEPISQIKEDTWKVDSSPAPPPPINDTYKRLARPRVLSHLVARSHQSKDSTPTSLDSQEFKKLFQQRKDGSVMTKTRSIAANLVAYPQPSDESLVCDWCFSPLAEDEFKGDKWKKHLNEDFKPFLCLSEKCSKPLQRFATSKAWFSHMLETHGHNWHREVHLPAWWICPLCNDQETTYSKAQDLSKHISKLHGDVFSEQQVQVIVHQSRLRAPRPQDVCPLCCLSMKDGQDPDEDDQVVKKASPKLSVKGVQLAESFKRIKTETGSIQLDQHNDVNAEPAEQTTLDPQTPSFQSQGLLNARIVARHVAAHLQGLMLFSLRMMALDAVAHKSTEDTALSGDTDDDLSRLGSNQQYSLPQTQEMEDINDLLVQDESMDVDDLSLEDAIPDCEHDMNWQDLIPNMAKYADDPELLDLQQSEPVESVAAPLETIPRDASGEDETAQPKESTDSPDNKATDFVENEAEVPRPPEEAITSVPQEEETENTSDMFTSNWGESSGKRSESDLAKSIELALDKKQSPEHSSDGQAQIIQDVPLVDERSEISTPQQRNSQTDNTVTGNTGSDEPAGLELRDEKQASFFGTQSPKGEDLKRPGSASSQASDQSPPREVPAIEEQPEAETEATPFEAGFYRGTGIDADWIEAAIARLKTPEPVDRTELQPQRRLRRSTLGGQNLRDTSLREAAQDLERKMIVPGTRERVLTGTETRPETPTGRSSPTNESPSATETPVANEGRVRARDMAGLFDGLGEGQFGSPRSPSRPHSMRRNQNTQVLELEARVEQLIAENRLVSDARHSSEQNLSHRVVTSLSDRDTQIEALNHRLKFLKAEVSRLTEANDSLASANAKLANKDNSRYADLQVYADQGERQDALVQALRNKDAQIASLTAELDADKEQIHELQRHILGAPL; this is encoded by the exons ATGGATGAAGACTACATCGAATCTGGCGAGCCGATCTATGAGCTCGCGAGCGATTGTGAAAAATTGTTTTCTAAACACGTCTCAAAACTAAAAGATGAGGCCGATTTTAATGGATCAAAGGTTGTTGGGGAATACCAACAACAGTTTTCAGCATGGGCGGCCTTTTTAGGCGTATTCGCTGTTCCAGAGATGTGCCTTGACCGCAGACTTCAGCGGCATGTTGAAATACAAGATCTGGTGCTTCGTTTACTGGACATAATGAAGAGAAACTTGACTTATC TTTTCAAAAGTGAAGATACGTCCGATGGGGAGAATATCAAGGTCCCGGCCTTGGATGGAGGTACATTGCCTCAACCTCAGCTTCACATCAGCATAGAAAGTCTAGGAGGGATCAAAGGGGCTATCGAacgtctccatcatctcggAAGTACCATTCAACTATCGTCAGAGGTAAGCCAAGCAACGAGATTAGGGAAATTCGCAGCAAAGTTTGACTCCACTTCATTTGAACAAGTTGCACACCTGGCCATTATTTCATTTTATCCGGACGCAAGCCCATCTCTAATGGAGCACCTCGCCCGCGCAATGACGGAAATGTATCAAAAGTTTCACTATAATCAATCTCGTCACATGAGGCTTCAACCTCGGTCTCAATTGCAATTGTCTACCATAAATGAAGAGCCAATTTCACAGATAAAGGAGGACACATGGAAAGTTGATTCAtcaccagctcctcctcctccaataAATGATACATATAAAAGGTTGGCTCGACCAAGAGTTTTATCACATTTAGTTGCCAGATCTCATCAGTCAAAGGATTCTACGCCCACGTCTCTTGACAGTCAagagttcaagaagctgttTCAGCAGCGAAAAGACGGCTCTGTAATGACTAAGACCAGATCTATTGCAGCTAACCTGGTCGCCTATCCTCAGCCATCAGACGAGAGTTTGGTTTGTGATTGGTGCTTTTCACCTCTCGCTGAGGACGAGTTTAAAGGAGACAAATGGAA GAAGCATTTAAACGAAGACTTTAAACCATTTCTCTGTCTCTCAGAGAAGTGCAGTAAACCATTGCAGAGATTCGCGACTTCAAAAGCCTGGTTCAGCCACATGCTTGAAACCCATGGTCACAATTGGCATCGAGAAGTGCATTTGCCGGCATGGTGGATTTGTCCCTTATGCAACGACCAAGAGACAACATATTCCAAAGCACAAGACCTCTCTAAACACATATCTAAGCTCCATGGAGACGTTTTTTCCGAGCAACAGGTTCAGGTCATTGTGCACCAGAGCCGACTCCGGGCCCCCCGACCACAAGATGTCTGTCCCCTATGCTGCCTCTCCATGAAAGATGGACAAGACcccgatgaagatgatcagGTCGTAAAAAAGGCTTCCCCAAAGCTTTCAGTTAAAGGCGTGCAGCTCGCCGAAAGCTTTAAGCGCATCAAGACAGAGACCGGCTCTATACAGCTAGATCAGCACAACGACGTCAACGCTGAGCCAGCAGAGCAAACAACACTAGATCCTCAAACTCCATCCTTCCAAAGCCAAGGGCTATTAAACGCTAGAATAGTTGCAAGACATGTGGCTGCACATCTTCAAGGATTaatgctcttctctcttcgtaTGATGGCCCTAGATGCTGTCGCACACAAGTCAACAGAAGATACGGCTTTGTCTGGCGATACCGACGATGATTTATCCCGCCTTGGCTCAAATCAACAATACTCTCTCCCTCAGACTcaggagatggaggatatTAATGATTTGTTGGTACAAGATGAAAGCATGGATGTTGATGACCTTTCGTTGGAAGATGCCATTCCGGACTGCGAGCATGACATGAATTGGCAAGACTTGATTCCCAATATGGCAAAATATGCAGATGATCCCGAATTGCTAGACCTCCAGCAAAGTGAGCCTGTCGAAAGTGTCGCTGCACCGCTAGAAACTATTCCTAGAGATGCTagcggagaagatgaaactGCACAGCCGAAGGAATCTACGGACTCACCTGACAATAAAGCTACCGACTTTGTTGAAAATGAGGCCGAGGTGCCACGTCCTCCTGAAGAAGCGATTACTTCCGTACCTCAAGAGGAAGAGACGGAAAACACGTCGGATATGTTCACAAGCAACTGGGGCGAGTCTTCTGGGAAAAGGTCCGAATCTGACCTTGCGAAGAGTATAGAGCTAGCCCTGGACAAGAAACAATCTCCAGAGCACTCAAGTGATGGGCAAGCTCAAATAATTCAAGATGTGCCTTTGGTTGACGAGCGCTCGGAGATTTCTACACCGCAGCAAAGGAACAGCCAAACGGATAACACAGTAACGGGAAACACTGGCAGTGATGAGCCTGCAGGATTAGAATTGCGGGATGAGAAGCAAGCCTCATTCTTTGGAACCCAATCGCCAAAGGGGGAGGATCTGAAGAGGCCGGGCTCAGCATCTAGTCAAGCATCTGACCAGTCACCCCCACGAGAGGTGCCTGCAATTGAAGAGCAGCCGGAGGCGGAAACCGAAGCGACACCATTTGAAGCAGGCTTTTACAGAGGCACCGGGATTGACGCGGACTGGATAGAAGCAGCCATAGCACGGCTCAAGACTCCTGAGCCGGTGGATAGGACAGAGCTCCAACCCCAGAGACGCCTAAGACGATCTACACTGGGCGGCCAGAACCTACGGGATACGTCACTACGGGAGGCGGCTCAGGATCTCGAAAGGAAGATGATAGTACCGGGAACCAGGGAACGAGTGTTGACGGGAACAGAAACACGACCGGAGACTCCAACAGGGAGATCCAGTCCTACTAACGAGTCGCCGTCAGCGACTGAGACACCCGTAGCCAACGAGGGCCGCGTGCGCGCACGTGACATGGCGGGTTTATTC GATGGCTTGGGAGAGGGCCAATTTGGCTCGCCACGATCTCCCTCAAGGCCTCACAGCATGCGTCGAAATCAGAATACGCAAGTCCTCGAGCTCGAGGCCAGAGTCGAGCAGCTCATAGCCGAGAACCGTCTAGTCTCCGACGCCCGCCACAGCTCCGAACAGAACCTAAGCCATCGTGTTGTCACCTCTCTTTCCGACCGGGACACGCAGATTGAGGCTCTCAACCATAGACTCAAGTTCCTCAAGGCCGAGGTATCTCGCCTGACCGAGGCCAACGATAGCCTCGCAAGCGCCAACGCCAAGTTGGCCAACAAGGACAACAGCCGCTACGCAGATCTGCAGGTCTACGCCGACCAAGGCGAGCGCCAGGATGCCCTGGTGCAGGCTCTGCGCAACAAGGACGCTCAGATTGCCAGCCTGACAGCCGAGCTGGATGCTGACAAGGAACAGATTCATGAACTTCAGCGTCATATTCTCGGGGCTCCCCTGTGA